GGCCGCACAACCGCTGGCTGCGGCGGCATCTTCTGCCGGTCAGGGCGACGCGCATGAAGTACCGCCGGGTGCGACATCGGCGAAGAAAGAAGACGTTGTCGATGCCGAGTTCGAAGAAGTCAAAGACGACAAGAAAGGCTGATAGCGACTCAGGCAATACCAATGCAAGCGCCCACATGAGGGCGCTTGCTTGTTTTTGAGGCACGGGGCATATGGAAAAGGGACGACTGGAAGCATTCAGCGACGGCGTAATCGCCGTCATCATCACCATCATGGTGTTGGAGTTGAAGGTGCCGCAGCATGGCACTGACATCGCCGCGTTGCTGCCGTTGTTGCCGGTTTTCCTGAGCTATGTGCTGAGTTTCATTTACGTCGGCATTTACTGGAACAATCACCATCACCTGTTTTTTACCGCGAAAAAAATAAGCGGGCGGGTGATGTGGGCGAACTTGCATTTCCTGTTTTGGCTGTCGTTGTTTCCGTTCGTCACGGGCTGGATGAGCGAGAACCATGCGGATGCCGTGCCGACAGCGCTGTACGGATTTGTATTGTTCATGGCGGCGTTGGCGTTTCCAATTCTGTTGCGCCAGTTGATCGCCGTGAATGGCAGCGATTCGAAACTCGCACACGCCGTCGGCAATGATCTCAAGGGAAAAGTTTCGTTGCTGGGTTATGCGCTCGGCATTGGTTTGGCATTTGTCCAACCGTGGATTGCCGACGTGTTGTATGCGGCGGTTGCAATGATGTGGCTGGTGCCCGACACGCGTATCGAAAAGGTAGTTTCTGAATGAGCAAGCGTGATTATTACGAGATTCTGTGCGTCGAGCGCAGCGTCACTGACGGCGAGTTGAAAACCGCCTATCGCCGCATGGCGATGAAGTTTCATCCAGATCGTTGTCCGGACGATCCGGCCGCGCAGGAAAAATTCAAGGAAGCCAAGGAAGCCTACGAAATCCTCAGCGATGCGCAGAAGCGCGCGCTGTACGACCAGCACGGCCATGCCGCATTCGAGCACGGCACTGGCGGTCGTGGCGGTGGCGGATTTCAGGGTGACGTCGGCGATATTTTTGGCGACATCTTCGGCGATATTTTCGGCGGTGGCGGACGCGCGCGACAGCAGCGTCGCGGCTCCGATCTGCGTTATGTACTCGAGATCGATCTCGAAGAAGCCGTGTTCGGTGTGCAAAAGGAAATCGAAATTCCGACCCTGGCCAGTTGCGGCAAATGCAAAGGCAGCGGCTCGGAAGACGGCAAGGTCGATACCTGCAAAACCTGCCGCGGCCAGGGCCGCGTGCGCATGCAGCAGGGCATTTTTTCGCTGCAACAGGCATGCCCACATTGCGCCGGCAGCGGCAAGGCGATCACCAAACCGTGCAAGACCTGTCACGGCGAAGGTCGCGTGCAGGATGAAAAAACTCTTTCGGTAAAAATTCCGGCGGGCGTGGATAACGGCGATCGCATTCGCCTCACTGGCGAAGGCGAAGCCGGCCCATCGGGTGCGCCAGCCGGCGATCTGTTCGTCGAAGTCAGTGTACGCGAGCACAAGATTTTCCAGCGCGAAGGCGATGATCTGTTTTGCGAAGCACCGATCCGTTTCTCGCAGGCCGCACTCGGCAGCGAGTTGAACGTGCCGACGCTGGAAGGCGATACCGTGATCAAGATTCCGGCTGAAACGCAGACCGGCATGCTTTTCCGTCTGCGTGGCAAGGGCGTGAAGTCCGTGCGCAGTTCACGCACCGGCGACTTGATCTGCCGCGTTGTGGTCGAGACACCAGTCAAGTTGACCAAACGCCAACGCGAACTGCTCGAAGAGTTCGAGTCGAGTTTCGCTGATAGTCCTGGCGGCACTCATACGCCGCGCGCAAGTTCGTTCGTCGATGGCGTCAAGGAATTCTGGAATCGCATGACCGGCTGAGTTTCTACCGCAAGTGGGAAACTCCAGCCGTTCCCGAAAGCGCCCGAATGACGCATCATGGCGACTTCGGCGCGCGGTGGCGGCCGGCAAGGGAACAGCATGATCGATCCAATCAGAGTTGCCGTATTTGGCGCATCGGGGCGCATGGGCGCGGCGTTGATGCGCGCCACCGTCGCCACGCCACGAGTGCAATTGGTCGCCGCGCTGGTGCGCGCGGGTTCGGTGCAAGCCGATGCCGTTGTATCGAGTCTGCATGGTGGCGCCGCCGAATCCATGTGTTTTTCCGAATCGCTAAGTGCCGCGGCGGATGTGTTGATCGATTTCAGCGCCGCGAGCGCGTTCGATCAGGCGCTCGCCATCGCGCTCGAACACAAGATCGCGCTGGTCAGCGGCACTACCGGCTTGAGCGAAACTCAATACCAGACCTTGCATGCCGCCGCGCGGGAAATCCCGATTTTATGGGCGTCGAATTTCAGCCTCGGCATTGCCATGCTCACGCGCCTGGCGCGTGATGCGGCGAAGGCGCTGGCGGATTGGGATTGCGAAATCAGCGAAGCGCATCACCGCCACAAGCAGGACGCCCCATCGGGCACCGCGTTGAGTATCGGTGATGCGATTGCCAAGGCGCGCGCTAGCACGCTGGACGATTCTGCGATTTATGCGCGCACCGCAAAATCCGGCGCACGCAAGGCGGGCGAGATTGGATTTTCAGTCGTGCGCGGTGGCGATATCGTCGGTGAACACACCGTGTTTTTGATCGGCGAGGGCGAGCGCATTGAGCTCACCCATCGCGCTCAGAGTCGAGATATTTTCGCCGCCGGTGCGGTGCGCGCTGCAGCCTGGCTGGCTGGGCGCACCCCAGGGGTTTACACCATCGAAAATGTACTTGGATTGAGTGACTGAGTTTCTCGATCACTCTGTCCATTCAGTCCAGATGCCCCGCGTTGTTCTTGCGCTTCGCGCCCCAGCGTTTATCCAGCCCGCCGAACAGTTTTTTGAATAGTCGCGAGAATTTTCCGCGCTGGGTCTTGCGCAGTTTTTCGTCTTCGCTGGTGAGCCACGCGACCTGGATCACGCGACGTTCGCCTTCGAACGGCAAATGGCCGTGGTAGGAATTGTCAGCGCGTTTGAACACCACGAAATTTCCGTAGACCGGTTTTACTTCGGGCGTGACCAGCGCATCGATATCGTCTTTTTTCGCGAGAAAGCGCAGGCAGCCGGCGCTGGTCTCCGGCCACGATTCGTTGAGATAGAGTAGGGCGGTCGCAATCTTCGATTTGCTGTCGGTGTGGATCGTGCCGTGACGTTTGTTGAGCGCGCGGCACAACGTTACCAGCGTCGGAAATTGTCCGAGATTCTCGATGCCGAGTTTTGCGCCGATGCTGCTGGCGATCGCCGGATTGGTCAGCTCGGCTACCAGCTGCTGCACTGATGGCCCGCAATCTTTCGTTTCATAAGGGAAAAATCCGGCGCTCGGATAACGTGGAAAATCGCGGTCGAGCTCGCTCGCCGCTGCGCGCGGCAATTGCTCGTGCGCGATCAGGAACGCAAATGGCTCGTGAGTGAGAATGCTGTCGGCACGATCGAGCCTTTTCGGATCGATCAAGGTCGCAGTGGAATCAGTGTTTTGGTTTGGCATGATCGAGGGCAGGAAATGCGGTGCAGCTATTCTAACGCCGCAGTGGCATAGGTTGTGATGACGATAACGATGGCCCGGAAAGCCTGATTCCTGCGCGGTTTTCAAGTTCGATATCGAAGCTTTTATCCATGGAGTTATGGACAATCGAGGCCTTCGCGCCTATCATTCGTACTCGCCTGCACCCCATATTCCCTCGTCCACGGACTGGTTGGCACCAGCCCGCGATATAGCGCGCCCCCGAGCTTCGTCCACGACGGTTTTTGCTGTCGGCGGAGCGGTCAGCGCAAATCGTTTGGACGCCTGATTAGGCGATTAGATTAGTGAACACTGAAGCACTCCTTGCACTCGAAGACGGCAGTCTGTTCCGTGGCATTTCCATCGGCGCGGAGGGAGCAACCAGTGGTGAGGTCGTATTCAACACGGCCATGACCGGTTATCAGGAAATCCTGACCGACCCTTCCTACGCGCAGCAAATTGTCACGCTGACGTATCCGCATATCGGCAACACTGGCTGCAATGTGGTCGATGAAGAATCGACAGCTGTGCAAACCGCCGGACTCATCATTCGCGATCTACCGTTGCGCGCCAGCAATTGGCGCAGCACCGAAACCCTGCAGGATTATCTGCGTCGCCACAACATCGTCGCGATTGCGGACATCGACACGCGTCGCCTCACGCGCATCCTGCGCGACAAGGGTGCGCAGAACGGTTGCATACTCGCGGGCGCTGATATTTCCGACGAACGCGCGCTGGCTGCGGCGCGCGCGTTCCCGGGCCTCAAGGGCATGGATCTCGCCAAGGTCGTCAGCACCACCGCCAGCTATCGCTGGCACGAGGGTAGTTATGATCTCGACAAAACGTCGTTCGTGTCGACGCCGGTCAAACATCATGTCGTTGCTTATGATTTCGGTATCAAGCGCAACATCCTGCGCATGCTTGCCGATCGCGGCTGCGAAATTACCGTGGTGCCGGCACAGACCTCGGCGCGCGATGTGCTGGCACTAAAACCCGATGGCGTGTTTCTGTCGAACGGCCCGGGCGATCCGGAGCCTTGCGATTACGCGGTCGCTGCGATCCGCGAATTCATCGCAATGAGGATTCCAACGTTCGGCATCTGCCTAGGTCACCAACTTCTCGGACTCGCGGTCGGCGCCAAAACCATCAAGATGAAATTCGGCCACCACGGCGCTAATCATCCGGTGATCGACCTGGCTTCGGGCCACGTCATGATATCGAGTCAGAATCATGGTTTTGCCGTGGACGAGGCGACCTTGCCGAGCAACGTCAAGGCCACGCATCGCTCGCTGTTCGACGGCTCGCTGCAAGGCATTGCATTGCTCGATGTACCTGCCTACAGTTTTCAGGGGCACCCTGAAGCGAGCCCCGGTCCGCGCGATGTTGCCGCGGTGTTTGATCCATTCATTCGACACATGGAGGCGCGGGCAAGTTTGTCCGTGTAATCACGCATGAATTTTCGTTCCGCTCATATCGCCAGGTTTCGCCGCGCCGGTTTCGCCTTAGCCACGCTGTTGCTGATGACTGTACCCGTGGTTTTGCTCGCGCAAAAGACACCGCCGACAACACCCAAGCAAAATGCCGCGGCAGATGATGCCGCCACCGCCGCGCCGTCCACCGCGAGCAAGGCAAATTCGCGCAGCGCCTTGAACGAGCGCCAGGTACCGTTTGAAGAATTGAAAAATCGCATCGGTCAGCGCGTGATCATCCGCACTGTCTACAACACTGTGCGCAGCGGCGTCCTTACGGCGTACGACAACACCTCGCTCGACATCACGACCGACAAGGCACAGGGCGGCTTTTCCCTGAGCGTGCCGCGTGAAACGATCAAGACTGTCAGCATCATGCTCGAACAAATCAACGACGACCCCCTTTTCCCGACTGCAGGCAAGCCCGGTGCCAAAAAGAACTGATCTCAAGTCCATCCTGATCATTGGCGCTGGCCCGATCATCATCGGCCAGGCCTGCGAGTTCGATTATTCCGGCGCGCAAGCCTGCAAGGCGCTGAAAGAGGAAGGCTATCGCGTCATCCTGGTCAACTCGAATCCGGCCACGATCATGACCGATCCCGACACCGCCGATGCGGTGTATATCGAGCCGATCAACTGGACCACGGTCGAGCGCATCATCGCCAAAGAGCGGCCGGATGCGCTGCTGCCGACGATGGGCGGCCAGACCGGTTTGAATTGCGCGCTCGATCTCGCCGATAACGGCGTGCTCGAAAAATACGGCGTGGAATTGATCGGCGCGTCACCCACTGCGATTCGCCTCGCCGAAGATCGTGCCTTGTTTCGTCAGGCGATGATCGAGATCGGTCTCGACGTACCTGCCGCCGAAGTCGCGCGCAGTCTCGAACAGGCGCTGGATATTCAGACGCGCGTCGGTTTCCCGACCATCATTCGTCCGAGCTTTACCTTGGGCGGATCAGGCGGCGGCATTGCCTACAATCGCGAGGAATTCATCGAGATTATCAAACGCGGTCTCGAACTTTCACCGGTGCACGAAGTGCTGGTCGAAGAGTCGGTGCTCGGCTGGAAAGAATTCGAAATGGAAGTCGTGCGCGACAGCGCCGACAACTGCATCATCGTCTGTTCGATCGAAAATCTCGATCCGATGGGCGTGCATACCGGTGACTCGATTACCGTGGCGCCGGCGCAAACCCTGACCGACAAGGAATACCAGCGCCTGCGCGATGCGTCGATCGCCGTGCTGCGCAAAATCGGCGTCGCGACTGGCGGCTCGAACGTGCAGTTTGGCGTCAACGCGCAGGACGGCCGTGTCGTCGTTATCGAAATGAATCCGCGCGTTTCGCGTTCGTCTGCGCTGGCGTCGAAAGCGACGGGTTTTCCGATTGCGAAAGTCGCTGCCAAACTCGCGGTCGGTTACACGCTGGATGAATTGCGCAACGAGATTACCGGTGGTTTGACGCCGACTTCGTTCGAACCAAGCATCGATTACGTCGTCACCAAGATTCCGCGTTTTGCGTTCGAGAAATTTCCGACCGCCGATGCGCGCCTGACCACGCAGATGAAATCGGTCGGCGAAGTCATGGCGATCGGCCGCACCTTCCAGGAATCGTTGCAGAAAGCGTTGCGCGGTCTGGAAATCGGTCGTGATGGACTCAATCCGACCGGTCTGGATCTGAGCACAGAAGAAGGCGTGATCACGCTCAAGCGCGAACTGCGCGAGCCGAGTCCCGAACGCTTGTTTTATGTCGCCGATGCGTTTCGTATCGGACTGACCTTGCCGCAAGTATTCGATCTGACGTTCATCGATCCGTGGTTCCTCGCGCAGATTGAAGATCTTGTCAGCACCGAAAAAACCATCGCTGATCAAGGTCTCGCGGCGGTCGATGCCTTGCGCATGCGCGCGCTGAAGCGCAAGGGCTTTTCCGATTCGCGTCTCGCCACCTTGCTCGGCACCGATGAAAACGCGATGCGTCATTTGCGCCGCGCGTTTAATGTGCGTCCGGTCTACAAACGCGTCGATTCGTGCGCTGCAGAATTCGCCACGCAAACCGCGTATCTCTATTCGACCTACGAAGAAGAGTGCGAGGCCAATCCGACCAGCCGCGACAAGATCGTCGTGCTCGGCGGCGGCCCGAATCGCATCGGTCAGGGCATCGAGTTCGATTATTGCTGCGTGCATGCCGCAATGGCGCTGCGCGAAGATGGCTATGAAACCATCATGGTCAACTGCAATCCGGAAACCGTCTCCACCGATTACGACACGTCAGATCGTTTGTATTTCGAATCGGTCACGCTCGAAGACGTGCTTGAAATCATCGACAAGGAAAAACCCAAGGGCGTGATCGTGCAATACGGCGGGCAGACGCCGCTGAAACTTGCGCGCGCACTCGAAGCCAATGGCGTGCCGGTGATCGGTACGTCGCCAGACTCGATCGATCTCGCCGAAGACCGCGAACGCTTCCAGAAAATGGTCGAGAAACTTGGCCTCAATCAGCCGCCGAATCGTACCGCGCGCAATCCCGACGAAGCTTTCGCGCTCGCGCGCGAGATCGGCTATCCGCTCGTCGTGCGTCCGAGTTACGTGCTTGGCGGCCGTGCGATGGAAGTGGTGTACGCCGACAGCGATCTGAAGCGCTACATGACCGACGCGGTGCGCGTGTCGAACGATTCGCCGGTCTTGCTCGACCGCTTTCTCGACAACGCGACCGAGGTCGATGTCGATATCGTGTGCGACGATACCGGTGCGGTTTTGATCGGCGGCATCATGGAACACATTGAGGAAGCCGGCGTGCATTCGGGTGATTCGAGTTGTTCGTTGCCGCCGTATTCGCTCTCGCTGGCGATCCAGGATCAGTTGCGCACGCAGGTGACGCAGATGGCGCGTGAGCTGAAAGTCATCGGCCTCATGAATACGCAGTTCGCGATTCAGGGCGAGAAGATTTTTATTCTCGAAGTAAATCCGCGGGCATCGCGCACGGTGCCGTTCGTGTCCAAAGCTACCGGAGTTTCGCTGGCGAAAATCGCAGCGCGCTGCATGGTCGGAAAATCGCTCGCCGAGCAGGGCACCACGGTCGAGATGATCCCGCAATATTTTTCGGTGAAAGAAGCGATCTTCCCGTTTCTCAAATTCCAGAACGTCGATCCGATCCTCGGCCCGGAGATGCGTTCGACTGGCGAGGTGATGGGCGTTGGTCGCAGTTTCGGTGCAGCGTTTGCGCGGGCGCACGAGGCGGCGAATATTGCGGCACCGAAAGTCGGCAAGGCATTCTTGAGCGTGCGTGATGGCGACAAGGAACGCCTGTTGCCCGTCGCGCGTGAGTTGCTGCGGCGCGGCTTCAGTCTGGTTGCGACCAGCGGTACGAGTGCGTTTCTGGCCGAGAATGGCCTGGTTTGCGAACGCATCAACAAGGTGCTTGAAGGGCGTCCGCATATCGTCGATCGGATCAAGAACGGCGAGATCGTTTTTATCGTCAATACAACCGAAGGCAAGCAGGCGATTTCCGATTCGTTCTCAATCCGTCGCGGCGCGTTGCAACAGCGTGTGACTTATTCGACGACGATCGCCGGTGCTCGTGCCTTGCTGCATTCGCTGGATTTCCGCGACAGCGGCGAGGTCAATTCGCTGCAGGAATTGCACCGCGAACTTGCCGGTCAATAACAGCCGCGCGGCAACCGCAGCGCCGCGCTGCCAACTCGCTTACAATCGGCTTTGTTGTTACGGATCGAGCACGCACCGCGATGCACGATCCGTGTGTATTTGTCACTCATAAAAGTTTGTCGAGATCACCATGAAAAGAGCACCGTTGACACAAAAAGGCGTCGAGCGCCTGCGCGCCGAACTCGATCGATTGAAGACCACCGATCGCCCGCAAGTGATCGCGCATATCGCTGAGGCGCGTGCACATGGCGACCTCAAGGAAAACGCCGAGTATCACGCCGCGCGCGAGCAGCAGGGTTTCATCGAGGGCCGCATCCAGGAGCTCGAAGCGGCATTGTCGTACGCCGAAGTGATCGACATCAGCAAGCTCAACGCGGGTTCGCGCATCGTGTTCGGTGCGACCGTCGATCTGCTCGAAGAAGGTGCAGAGAAGGAAGTCACCTACCAAATTGTTGGCGACCTCGAAGCCGATATCAAACGTTCGCTGATCTCGGTCAGCTCGCCGTTTGCGCGCGCGATGATCGGTAAACACGATGGTGATACGGTGGAGTTTCAGGCGCCGAGCGGCTTGAAGACTTACGAAATTGTCGGTGTGCGTTACGAGGGCTGAGCGATCCGCTGACAGCCGAATGTATTTCGCAGCAAGGCGCTGATGTGCTGTATCTGTTGCTGCCGAACAAACACCGCTGCGCTGCCGATCCCGTTCTGGCGAAAGGCACGCTGTCGCGCTGGTTATCCCTAGGCAATCAGCAGCCGGTTCTGACGGGCGGACGCGAAGCGATTCTGCGCCAGCGATTTCAGTTCAACGGATCACAATTCCCGGTTGCTGCACTGACGCGCGAACTCGACAAAAACGACGCCGGCAAGCACCTGTGGCTGCGGGCCGATCCAGCCTATGTTCGTGCCGACATGGCCGCTGCGCGTATGCTCGCTTGCGGTGAGCTCGGGCTTACACAAGACGAGGCGGACATGCTCGGCGCCAGCCTGCAGCCGTTGTTCGACGAGCACGGTTTGGTGCTCGAAACCACGACATCATCGCGCTGGTATCTGCGTTGTCCCGCAACCGAATCCTTGCCTGAATTTGCGGCGCCGGATGCAGTGCTCGGCGATGATCTCTATCTGCATATGCCCAGCGGCGATCTCGGCAAGCGCTGGCGACGGTTGCTCAGCGAAGTACAAATTACTCTGCACAACCATCCGCTCAACGCGGTTCGTGCGACACGCGGACAAGTGCCGATCAACAGCCTTTGGTTCTGGGGCGCCGGCGTGTTGCCCGCGTCGATAAAGACGGATTTGAATCGCGTGATCAGCAATGACGAGGTCGTTCTCGCGTTGGCAACGCACGCGCAGATTGTTGCGCAGAATTTGCCGGATAATCGCAGCGAAATTATTGCGACGTTGGCGCGCGAAGAGTCGGTACTACTTGATCTCGGCGAAATGCGCGACGGCGCTGCGATCGAGCGCGAATGGTTAATGCCACTTGCCACTGCGTTGAAAAACGGGTCGATCACGGCGATTCAATTATTGTTCGCCAGCGGTGAATCCTGCGTCGCGCGTGCGGCGCATCGCTGGCGTTTTTGGCGCCGCATTCAAGCGCTGCAAACAATCTCGGATGTCGATGAAATCGCGTCGATCATGGGCAGCAACGATGCTTCCGGCTGATACGTTTGCGCGCCGATGTGGTGGTCGTCTGCGTCGACGGATCGCACAATGAGTATCACGCGGATTCAGCGCAGAGCAGTATCAGGGGAGTCGCACGGCTGGCCTGAAAATATCCATCCGGTATTGCGCCGCATCTACGCTGCGCGTGGCGCGCTGCATCCGGGCGATGTCGAATATCGGCTGGCCGCATTGCATACGCCACAAACATTGTCGGGCATCGCTGCCGCTTGCGAGTTGCTGGCAAATGCATTGCGCGATGACAGACGCATCGTCATCGTTGGTGACTTCGATGCCGATGGCGCGACCGGCACCGCTGTGGCGATTCGCGGCTTGCGTGCGCTCGGCGCGCGGCACGTGAGTTATCAGGTGCCGAATCGTTTTACGCACGGTTACGGATTAAGTCCGGCGCTGGTCGAAACCTTGCTGCCGCAGAAACCCGATCTGATCATCACCGTCGACAACGGCATCGCCAGTCTGCCCGGCGTGGCGCTCGCCAAAAGTCATGGCATCGCGGTGCTGATTACCGATCATCATCTGCCCGGTCTGCAGTTGCCGATCGCCGATGCGATCGTCAATCCGAATCTCGAAAAAGACCAGTTTCCAAGTAAGGCATTGTGCGGTGTCGGTGTGATGTTTTATTTGTTGCTGGCTTTGCGCACGTACTTGCGCAACGGTGGCTGGTTTATATTACGAAGCATTGTCGAGCCCGATCTTTCGGTGTTGCTGGATCTGGTCGCGCTGGGCACGGTGGCCGATCTCGTCTCGCTGGATTTCAATAATCGCATTCTGGTCGAATCTGGCCTAAAGCGCATTCGCGCCGGGCGCGGTTGTGCAGGCGTGCGCGCGTTGATCGATGTCAGCAATCGGCGCGTGCAGGCGATCACTGCCGCCGATCTCGGATTTGCCCTCGCGCCGCGCATCAACGCCGCCGGTCGGCTCGAAGACATGGCGCTCGGCATCGAATGCCTGATTACCGACGATGCGATGCGCGCACAGGCGCTGGCCGAACAGCTATCTGCGATCAATACCGAGCGCCGCGAATTGCAGGTCACGATGGTGGAGCAGGGCGAGGCTCTGGTTGCACGCTGGCGCGCCGCGCACGGTGCGGACACGCTGCCGGTCGGCGTGTGTTTGTTCGAGCAGGATTGGCATCCTGGCGTGGTCGGTCTGGTCGCATCACGCTTGAAGGAATCGTTGCACCGACCGGTAGTCGCGTGTGCTCCTGCGGGCGATGACAGCGATGAGTTGCGCGCGTCGGCGCGATCGATTCCGGGGTTTCACATTCGTGATGCGCTGGCCGAAGTGGATGCGCGCCATCCGGATTTGATCCTGCGTTTCGGCGGTCATGCGATGGCTGCGGGATTGAGTTTGCGCGCGCACAATCTGCACAAATTTGCGGCAGCGTTTGATGCAGTCGCGCAAGAACGTCTGGCGCCGGAACAACTCGAAGCGGTGATGTTGAGTGATGGTGAACTTCGTGCCGAAGATTGCACGCTCGATCTCGCGCAGCAACTGCGTTATGCCGGACCGTGGGGCCAGAATTTCCCGGAACCCATTTTCGATGGCGAGTTCAGTGTGGAGTCG
The sequence above is drawn from the Pseudolysobacter antarcticus genome and encodes:
- the recJ gene encoding single-stranded-DNA-specific exonuclease RecJ; this encodes MSITRIQRRAVSGESHGWPENIHPVLRRIYAARGALHPGDVEYRLAALHTPQTLSGIAAACELLANALRDDRRIVIVGDFDADGATGTAVAIRGLRALGARHVSYQVPNRFTHGYGLSPALVETLLPQKPDLIITVDNGIASLPGVALAKSHGIAVLITDHHLPGLQLPIADAIVNPNLEKDQFPSKALCGVGVMFYLLLALRTYLRNGGWFILRSIVEPDLSVLLDLVALGTVADLVSLDFNNRILVESGLKRIRAGRGCAGVRALIDVSNRRVQAITAADLGFALAPRINAAGRLEDMALGIECLITDDAMRAQALAEQLSAINTERRELQVTMVEQGEALVARWRAAHGADTLPVGVCLFEQDWHPGVVGLVASRLKESLHRPVVACAPAGDDSDELRASARSIPGFHIRDALAEVDARHPDLILRFGGHAMAAGLSLRAHNLHKFAAAFDAVAQERLAPEQLEAVMLSDGELRAEDCTLDLAQQLRYAGPWGQNFPEPIFDGEFSVESWRVVGETHLRLKLKAVSGAAAIDGILFGGYRGSPPPARLRAAYQLDINDWRGESSVQLLLRHIETT